One Nocardia sp. BMG111209 DNA segment encodes these proteins:
- a CDS encoding sulfotransferase — MDKLGTAEELEAAASDLTGLTDFGPSEYREGLEVLLASYREEADLTPEGTAAVRGELTGILASRLISQAQLQAHPEHAEVPIERPVFIVGLPRTGTTTLHRILTADPAHQGLQMWLGYAPQPRPARSAWAADPVFRMVQNGIDEFVEQVPGYLGIHNRKAAEVEECWLLTRQSMLSPYFEFTGYVPTYSAWLAAQDFTETYRRYRSNLQLIGLPDAGKRWVLKSSSHLVCLDALLATFPDALIVQTHRRPARTVLGSACSMVSKMAAGRSATFRGEAIGPVLLEFAVRTLERYAEDRAEYDPATFYDVEFAEFTADPLAIATDIYRHLGRELTDEVRTAMREVVAEDDLLRSHRYDVADYGIGADEVDARLDALL, encoded by the coding sequence GTGGACAAGCTCGGCACAGCGGAGGAATTGGAGGCAGCCGCTTCCGATCTCACCGGGCTCACCGACTTCGGCCCGTCGGAGTACCGGGAAGGCCTCGAGGTGCTCCTGGCTTCCTACCGGGAGGAGGCCGATCTGACCCCGGAGGGGACGGCGGCGGTTCGGGGCGAGCTGACCGGCATCCTCGCGTCCCGCCTGATCAGCCAGGCCCAGTTGCAGGCGCACCCCGAGCACGCCGAGGTCCCGATCGAGCGGCCGGTGTTCATCGTCGGCTTGCCGCGCACCGGTACGACGACCCTGCACCGGATCCTGACCGCCGACCCGGCGCATCAGGGTCTGCAGATGTGGCTGGGCTACGCGCCGCAACCCCGGCCGGCGCGCTCGGCCTGGGCGGCCGACCCGGTCTTCCGGATGGTGCAGAACGGCATCGACGAATTCGTCGAGCAGGTTCCCGGCTACCTGGGCATCCACAATCGCAAGGCCGCCGAGGTCGAGGAATGCTGGCTGCTGACCCGCCAGTCGATGCTCTCGCCGTATTTCGAGTTCACCGGGTACGTGCCGACGTACTCCGCCTGGCTGGCGGCCCAGGACTTCACCGAAACCTACCGGCGGTATCGCAGTAATCTGCAGCTGATCGGGCTGCCCGACGCCGGAAAGCGCTGGGTGCTCAAGTCTTCCAGCCACCTCGTATGCCTGGACGCGCTGCTGGCGACCTTTCCGGACGCCCTGATCGTCCAGACCCACCGCCGGCCCGCCCGCACGGTGCTGGGATCGGCGTGCAGCATGGTGAGCAAGATGGCCGCGGGCAGGTCCGCGACCTTCCGGGGCGAGGCGATCGGGCCCGTCCTGCTCGAATTCGCCGTCCGCACGCTCGAGCGTTACGCCGAGGACCGGGCCGAATACGACCCGGCCACGTTCTACGACGTCGAGTTCGCCGAGTTCACCGCCGACCCGCTGGCGATCGCCACCGACATCTACCGGCACCTCGGCCGGGAGCTCACCGACGAGGTCCGCACCGCGATGCGGGAGGTGGTCGCCGAGGACGATCTCCTCCGTTCCCATCGGTACGACGTGGCCGACTACGGCATCGGCGCCGACGAGGTCGACGCCCGGCTCGACGCCCTGCTCTGA
- a CDS encoding pyridoxal phosphate-dependent aminotransferase family protein gives MTPSAAPALDRWGFSTWLDHARGSGEFIKLPELDGVNDAVVSIEGRKLVNFSGIGILGWQHDPEVRKVFAATAAEYGLVVGGSRIIQGVSRPHLELEALVAEITGREKALTFATGMLANLGFVNAMSARFSFDNNAGVNNTDTVLVLDRECHWSMWKAAERFKFGRNLIMFDHNDTASLRSELEQLAGRKIVVGFEAVYSADGSMAPVAEILDLCEEFGAVSFVDDANGFMVYGNGGRRFAAEYEALRRATFLMVSFGKGVGLSGGALAGPADALDAFRFLSGTTVFTTNIQPPTAGAIVHVLRTMRRDPSIMANYLDRIDRLRERLLRIGCTINPTPTYVTSILVGPNDIAVNVRQEFIDRGYLVPMFGYPAVPKGRAVIRLLLNNRITDEQLDGFLDTLAELREKYRF, from the coding sequence ATGACGCCGTCCGCGGCCCCCGCGCTGGATCGCTGGGGTTTCTCCACTTGGCTCGACCACGCGCGAGGAAGTGGCGAATTCATCAAGTTGCCCGAACTCGACGGCGTCAACGACGCGGTCGTGAGCATCGAGGGCAGGAAACTGGTCAATTTCTCCGGCATCGGCATCCTGGGCTGGCAGCACGATCCGGAGGTGCGCAAGGTCTTCGCCGCGACGGCGGCGGAATACGGCCTGGTGGTCGGCGGCTCCCGGATCATCCAGGGCGTCTCGCGGCCGCACCTCGAGCTGGAAGCGCTCGTCGCCGAGATCACCGGCCGGGAGAAGGCGCTCACCTTCGCCACCGGAATGCTGGCCAACCTCGGTTTCGTCAACGCGATGAGCGCGCGGTTCTCGTTCGACAACAACGCCGGCGTGAACAACACCGACACCGTGCTCGTGCTCGACCGGGAATGCCACTGGAGCATGTGGAAGGCCGCCGAGCGCTTCAAGTTCGGCCGCAACCTGATCATGTTCGACCACAACGACACCGCGAGCCTCCGCAGTGAGCTGGAGCAACTGGCGGGCCGCAAGATCGTCGTCGGTTTCGAGGCCGTGTACTCCGCCGACGGCTCGATGGCCCCGGTCGCCGAGATCCTCGACCTGTGCGAGGAGTTCGGCGCGGTCAGCTTCGTCGACGACGCCAACGGTTTCATGGTCTACGGCAACGGCGGGCGCCGGTTCGCCGCCGAGTACGAGGCGCTGCGCCGGGCGACCTTCCTGATGGTGTCGTTCGGCAAGGGCGTCGGGCTGAGCGGCGGCGCGCTGGCCGGACCGGCCGACGCCCTCGACGCGTTCCGCTTCCTTTCCGGCACAACGGTGTTCACCACCAACATCCAGCCGCCGACCGCCGGCGCCATCGTGCACGTGCTGCGCACGATGCGCCGCGACCCGTCGATCATGGCGAACTACCTCGACCGCATCGACCGGCTGCGGGAGCGACTGCTCCGGATCGGCTGCACGATCAACCCCACGCCGACCTACGTGACCTCGATCCTGGTGGGCCCCAACGACATCGCCGTGAACGTGCGCCAGGAGTTCATCGACCGCGGATACCTGGTCCCGATGTTCGGCTACCCCGCGGTGCCGAAGGGCCGCGCCGTGATCCGGCTGCTGCTGAACAACCGGATCACCGACGAACAACTGGACGGCTTCCTCGACACCCTCGCCGAACTCCGGGAGAAGTACCGGTTCTGA
- a CDS encoding TetR/AcrR family transcriptional regulator — translation MERSATGSGRSVGRKRDPRIETLALVAAIEVYALDGWHGFTFEAVARVSGVGKPAIYRRWQTREALLITAFSRTNIPTARDLGSLEADVRDYTNQWVRWYVTPFLAQAANRLLVDCVSNTELDRLYREEIFDPLGKAARQVTNRASARGEIPPGTPATILPDLILGGMLMHWMFAPYRDDRDAEQLFRADSDRLAEVILAGLRARPRTTSA, via the coding sequence ATGGAAAGGTCAGCTACCGGCTCGGGTCGATCCGTCGGACGCAAGCGCGACCCGCGCATCGAAACGTTGGCCCTCGTCGCGGCGATCGAGGTGTACGCACTCGACGGATGGCACGGCTTCACCTTCGAAGCGGTCGCCCGGGTATCGGGCGTCGGCAAGCCGGCGATCTACCGCCGGTGGCAGACCCGCGAGGCGCTGCTCATCACGGCCTTCAGCCGCACCAACATCCCGACGGCCCGCGATCTGGGCAGCCTCGAAGCAGATGTACGCGACTACACGAACCAGTGGGTGCGCTGGTATGTCACACCCTTCCTCGCGCAAGCCGCCAATCGTCTACTGGTCGACTGTGTCAGCAATACCGAACTCGACCGCCTGTACCGCGAGGAGATCTTCGACCCACTGGGAAAGGCGGCACGGCAGGTCACCAACAGAGCCTCGGCTCGCGGGGAGATCCCCCCGGGAACACCGGCCACCATCCTGCCGGACCTGATCCTTGGGGGCATGCTGATGCACTGGATGTTCGCCCCCTATCGCGACGACCGCGACGCGGAACAGTTGTTCCGAGCAGACTCCGACCGCCTCGCCGAGGTGATCCTCGCGGGCCTGCGAGCCCGACCCCGGACCACCTCGGCCTGA
- a CDS encoding CdaR family transcriptional regulator, producing MARRLIADHGDDHRFDTDIEHATALCLALAADLLAGRKFSGRVTAIEQYASRCAHNGISLGAIVRGVHTGMQVVVDELGALGGPGLLPTLRSVFVARTVIAAAVSRAYLRETAQVTGDPVRAVHAVTAALLAGRDPAVLARAHGIVLADAYWVFALRFGRPLRDRADVTAWWDRASTALAEYSPAVLTLAGRWGATVLVPAADLADTETGAAAGRLTAVLDDDTHLLVLHSDVSRLPASVNLAHQLAGFARNHQLPARLYGLDELVIEHQLARPGLARDHLAAIVAPLATAPYLLDTLRAHLSNHLNRKQTARQLHIHINTVDYRLTRIGQVTGLDFRNPDDRFRLQAALIAYDSSTATSVL from the coding sequence GTGGCACGCCGATTGATCGCGGACCACGGCGACGACCATCGGTTCGATACCGACATCGAGCACGCGACAGCGCTGTGCCTGGCACTGGCTGCGGATCTGCTGGCCGGGCGCAAATTTTCCGGCCGGGTCACCGCGATCGAGCAGTACGCGTCACGGTGCGCCCACAACGGAATTTCGCTGGGGGCGATCGTGCGCGGCGTGCACACCGGCATGCAGGTCGTCGTCGACGAACTCGGTGCCCTCGGCGGGCCCGGCCTGCTGCCGACGCTACGGAGCGTGTTCGTCGCGCGGACCGTCATCGCCGCCGCTGTCTCGCGTGCCTATCTGCGGGAGACGGCGCAGGTCACCGGCGATCCGGTCCGCGCGGTCCACGCGGTCACCGCCGCCCTGCTCGCCGGTCGCGACCCGGCGGTCCTGGCCCGCGCGCACGGCATCGTTCTCGCCGATGCCTATTGGGTTTTCGCGCTGCGATTCGGCCGTCCGCTGCGTGACCGCGCGGACGTCACGGCATGGTGGGACCGGGCGAGCACCGCGCTGGCGGAGTACTCACCGGCGGTGCTCACGCTGGCGGGGCGATGGGGAGCAACAGTGCTGGTGCCCGCCGCCGACCTGGCCGACACCGAGACCGGCGCCGCCGCGGGCCGGCTCACCGCGGTACTGGACGACGATACTCATCTGCTCGTTCTGCACAGTGACGTATCGCGGCTGCCGGCCTCGGTGAACCTGGCGCATCAGCTGGCGGGTTTCGCCCGGAACCACCAGCTTCCTGCCCGGTTGTACGGCCTGGACGAACTCGTGATCGAACACCAGCTCGCGCGCCCGGGGCTTGCGCGCGACCACCTCGCCGCGATCGTGGCGCCGCTGGCCACCGCTCCCTACCTGCTCGACACGCTGCGCGCGCACCTGTCGAACCATCTCAACCGGAAGCAGACCGCCCGACAGCTGCACATCCATATCAACACCGTCGACTACCGGCTCACCCGTATCGGACAGGTAACCGGTCTCGACTTCAGAAACCCCGACGATCGGTTCCGGCTCCAAGCGGCACTGATCGCCTACGACAGCAGCACGGCAACCAGCGTGCTGTGA
- a CDS encoding SDR family oxidoreductase encodes MPTIALVAAGTRLGLSLGRVFGGHGFDVALIARSEERLGELVDTLAAEGVEAAGFPADVTDRAALATAVDDAAEKFGGIDVLQYSAPYVHAADGDGRMTGVLDVTVENLRPQIEGACYGAITATRAVLPAMLAAGTGTLLYTTGASAVTPTPWAGTAGVAGAAVRNWALNLNNTLADRGIYVGYVALGAWIVGTPGMPEDASPMEPDDIARRHWDMHTTRNPSEQLITP; translated from the coding sequence ATGCCCACGATCGCTCTCGTCGCAGCCGGGACACGCCTCGGTCTATCGCTCGGCAGAGTTTTCGGCGGTCACGGCTTCGACGTCGCCCTGATCGCCCGTTCCGAGGAACGACTCGGCGAACTCGTCGACACACTGGCCGCCGAAGGTGTCGAAGCGGCCGGATTTCCCGCCGACGTCACAGACCGCGCCGCGCTGGCCACCGCCGTGGACGATGCCGCGGAGAAATTCGGCGGAATCGACGTATTGCAGTACTCCGCGCCATACGTGCACGCTGCCGACGGCGACGGCCGGATGACCGGAGTGCTGGACGTGACCGTGGAAAACCTGCGGCCGCAGATCGAAGGTGCCTGCTACGGCGCGATCACCGCGACCCGCGCGGTACTGCCCGCAATGCTGGCCGCCGGTACCGGCACCCTGCTGTACACCACCGGCGCCAGCGCGGTCACTCCGACGCCGTGGGCCGGCACCGCCGGCGTGGCCGGCGCCGCCGTGCGCAACTGGGCCCTCAACCTCAACAACACCCTGGCCGACCGAGGCATCTACGTCGGCTACGTCGCCCTCGGCGCATGGATCGTGGGCACACCGGGCATGCCCGAGGACGCGTCACCGATGGAACCGGACGACATCGCCCGACGCCACTGGGACATGCACACCACCCGCAACCCCTCCGAACAGCTCATCACCCCCTGA
- a CDS encoding TetR/AcrR family transcriptional regulator: MVRFRTGDRPSIFEAEIRSLPSGYRGIPRQVVEASQLQRLRHGVLMAVAEHGYGQTTIAAIAERAGVSKKTFYEHFPDKQSCFVEAYEYGRIAVLDDTTAAAVAAVAAGRGPVEQIRQGTGAFLDFMTREADYAKIFLFEILSAGPAAVDRYLRCRADFTAAVAAWHRKARVAHPDWPEVPPIAYEQATAVVHGITLCRVAADRAAELGESLEELVEGQLAVLRVPANAVADEASAAPGSDAPGTAGPPC; encoded by the coding sequence GTGGTTCGTTTCCGGACCGGTGACCGGCCCTCGATCTTCGAGGCGGAGATCCGGTCTCTGCCCAGTGGCTACCGTGGCATCCCGCGACAAGTCGTCGAGGCTTCCCAGCTGCAGCGGCTGCGGCACGGTGTGCTGATGGCCGTCGCCGAACACGGCTACGGGCAGACGACCATCGCCGCGATCGCCGAGCGGGCCGGGGTGTCGAAAAAGACGTTCTACGAGCATTTCCCCGACAAACAATCGTGTTTCGTGGAGGCCTACGAATACGGCCGGATCGCGGTGCTCGACGACACCACCGCCGCGGCGGTCGCCGCCGTGGCCGCCGGCCGCGGTCCGGTGGAACAGATCAGGCAGGGGACCGGCGCGTTCCTGGACTTCATGACCCGCGAGGCCGACTACGCGAAGATCTTCCTGTTCGAGATCCTGTCCGCCGGTCCGGCCGCGGTCGACCGCTACCTGCGATGCCGCGCCGACTTCACCGCCGCGGTGGCCGCATGGCACCGCAAAGCCCGTGTGGCACATCCGGATTGGCCCGAGGTCCCCCCGATCGCCTACGAACAGGCAACCGCGGTGGTCCACGGGATCACCCTGTGCCGGGTCGCCGCCGACCGTGCCGCCGAACTCGGCGAATCGCTGGAAGAGCTGGTCGAGGGACAGTTGGCGGTATTACGGGTCCCGGCGAATGCGGTGGCCGACGAGGCTTCCGCCGCGCCCGGCAGTGACGCACCGGGCACGGCCGGACCACCCTGCTGA
- a CDS encoding cupin domain-containing protein, producing the protein MTGFVQAIEFETTHIDEVNEKLDAWLAGTAGKRTALRGMETKDRDRANTYLEMVEFPSYTEAMQNSDLPETARFAEELAALCASPAVFRNLDLLREDDMSDGQAQQLLVRSLDHPDESRPFEAGTGRMDVVETPHGPIGRAVFEPGWRWSRHVKPIAGTDSCQAAHAGYCVSGRMRIRMDDGTENDIGPGDFLFCPPGHDAWVLGDETCVMIDWASAARYARVRG; encoded by the coding sequence ATGACAGGATTCGTGCAGGCGATCGAGTTCGAGACCACACATATCGACGAGGTCAACGAGAAACTGGATGCCTGGCTCGCCGGGACGGCGGGCAAACGCACTGCTCTACGCGGTATGGAGACCAAGGATCGCGACCGGGCGAACACCTATCTGGAAATGGTCGAATTCCCCTCCTATACGGAGGCCATGCAGAATTCCGATCTCCCCGAAACCGCTCGATTCGCCGAGGAACTGGCCGCGCTGTGTGCGAGCCCGGCGGTCTTCCGCAATCTCGATCTGCTGCGCGAGGACGACATGTCCGACGGACAGGCACAGCAGCTGCTCGTGCGCAGCCTCGACCATCCCGACGAATCACGGCCGTTCGAAGCCGGAACCGGCCGCATGGACGTGGTCGAGACACCACACGGCCCGATCGGCCGTGCCGTGTTCGAACCGGGCTGGCGCTGGTCCCGACACGTCAAACCCATCGCCGGAACCGACAGCTGCCAGGCCGCGCATGCGGGCTACTGCGTGTCCGGCCGGATGCGGATCCGCATGGACGACGGCACCGAAAACGATATCGGCCCCGGCGATTTCCTGTTCTGCCCACCCGGCCACGACGCATGGGTGCTCGGTGACGAGACCTGCGTGATGATCGACTGGGCGAGCGCGGCCCGATACGCGAGGGTCAGGGGGTGA
- a CDS encoding TIGR03564 family F420-dependent LLM class oxidoreductase, producing the protein MRIGVMIGPERGDTASKAARMVDDVVWAESAGLDTAWIPQVPGDFDALTAIALMGAGTNRIELGTAVVPLQAQHPMTLARQALSVHAATGGRLTLGIGPSHRYIVQDMLGLPYDKPVAYTRDYLEVLMPALRGAESVAVGNATFTVRHPLDLTPVAPLTVMTAALAPMMLRLAGEQADGTILWMADDRAVAEHIAPRITRAATEAGRPAPRIVAGLPICLCRQTDVDAAKARANRILGVDETLPNYRRLLEHGNADNIGDLCLAGDEDAIVTGLRRYAAAGATDVSVRLLPLGDNRATLTASKHRTRQMIADIADELRGTTTVSR; encoded by the coding sequence ATGCGTATCGGAGTGATGATCGGGCCCGAGCGCGGTGATACCGCGAGCAAGGCCGCCCGCATGGTGGACGATGTGGTGTGGGCCGAGTCGGCCGGTCTGGACACGGCCTGGATTCCGCAGGTCCCCGGCGATTTCGACGCACTGACGGCCATTGCGCTGATGGGCGCCGGGACCAACCGGATCGAGTTGGGCACGGCGGTGGTGCCGTTGCAGGCCCAGCATCCGATGACGCTGGCCCGACAGGCGTTGTCGGTCCACGCGGCGACCGGCGGGCGGCTGACCCTGGGTATCGGGCCCTCGCACCGCTACATCGTGCAGGACATGCTCGGTCTGCCCTACGACAAACCGGTGGCATACACGCGCGACTATCTCGAGGTACTGATGCCCGCACTGCGCGGCGCGGAATCGGTGGCGGTCGGCAACGCCACCTTCACCGTCCGCCATCCGCTGGACCTCACGCCGGTGGCTCCCCTGACCGTGATGACGGCCGCTCTGGCGCCGATGATGTTGCGGCTGGCCGGGGAACAGGCCGACGGCACCATTTTGTGGATGGCCGACGATCGCGCTGTCGCCGAGCACATTGCTCCGCGCATCACCCGGGCCGCCACCGAGGCCGGTCGCCCTGCGCCGCGCATCGTGGCCGGATTGCCGATATGCCTGTGCCGGCAGACGGACGTCGACGCGGCCAAGGCCCGCGCGAACCGGATCCTGGGCGTCGACGAGACGCTGCCCAACTACCGCCGGCTGCTGGAACACGGGAATGCCGACAACATCGGCGATCTGTGCCTGGCAGGCGACGAGGATGCGATCGTCACCGGGCTGCGACGATACGCGGCCGCGGGTGCGACCGACGTCTCGGTGCGATTGCTGCCTCTCGGCGACAACCGCGCGACGCTCACGGCATCCAAGCATCGGACCAGGCAGATGATCGCCGATATCGCCGACGAGTTGCGCGGTACGACGACCGTTTCGCGGTGA
- a CDS encoding pyridoxamine 5'-phosphate oxidase family protein — translation MKAKNLDDSNGMQVQDWESVTAVLDRDIDQAPGSGGPSRHTTWLTTINADGTPHVTAIGAVWVDSTYWFQTGDATLKGKNVARDPRCAVSVSANEFDLVIDGTAQKITDPTTVKRIAAVWAEGGWPCEVDESGTGLTAPFNAPATGPAPWYVYRVTPRSAVSVSTVEPGGTTRWTF, via the coding sequence ATGAAAGCCAAGAACCTCGACGACTCCAACGGGATGCAGGTCCAGGACTGGGAGAGCGTGACGGCGGTACTCGACCGTGACATCGACCAGGCGCCGGGAAGCGGCGGACCCAGCCGGCACACGACCTGGCTCACCACCATCAACGCGGACGGAACGCCGCATGTCACCGCCATCGGCGCCGTCTGGGTCGACAGCACGTACTGGTTCCAGACCGGGGACGCCACGCTGAAAGGCAAGAACGTCGCGCGTGACCCGCGCTGTGCAGTCAGCGTCTCGGCGAACGAATTCGATCTCGTGATCGACGGGACGGCCCAGAAGATCACCGACCCGACGACGGTGAAGCGCATCGCGGCCGTCTGGGCCGAGGGTGGCTGGCCGTGCGAGGTGGACGAATCCGGCACAGGGCTGACGGCACCGTTCAACGCGCCCGCGACCGGCCCGGCACCGTGGTACGTCTACCGGGTCACCCCCCGGTCGGCGGTGTCGGTGTCCACGGTCGAGCCCGGCGGCACCACACGTTGGACGTTCTGA
- a CDS encoding MFS transporter has product MTTTHRQSGSVRRWAVVAVCTSSVFLIGVDATIVNVGLPAIGAGLGADARGLEWVLDAYTVALACLLITAGVAADRFGRRPVFQLGLVMFGTASLACALAPSAATLVSARAVQGAGASMLGPVALAIIVDVLPDPRERARAIGVWASVFGLSLAAGPVSGGVLLAFFGWRALFWVNLPVVVAVLVLSAAVVPDSRGRRRALDLPGQGLLTVVVGLSVFVLIEGPSAGWMSPAVLLSCLVIGSAATGFVAAERRTAEPLIDPRLFGRPAFGTAVLGAAAVLLLLNAALLLNTYYLQRGRHWTPLATGCAILPLALAAAACAPAAGILVSRGRARTALLIAATFITTSALSLVGLRDDTPVAALLGAYLLLGIGIGFANAPITDRAVGGVPPERAGVVGAITATARHIGSAVGIAVIGGLVAGPGADRLAAATRPGWLLVAACGAYLFVVAGTVRRER; this is encoded by the coding sequence ATGACCACGACACACCGGCAGTCCGGGAGCGTCCGGCGCTGGGCGGTGGTGGCCGTCTGCACCTCGAGCGTGTTCCTGATCGGGGTGGACGCGACCATCGTCAATGTCGGGCTGCCGGCGATCGGCGCCGGCCTGGGAGCCGATGCCCGTGGTCTCGAATGGGTGCTGGACGCGTACACCGTCGCGCTGGCCTGCCTGCTCATCACGGCGGGGGTGGCGGCGGACCGGTTCGGGCGGCGGCCGGTCTTCCAGCTCGGGCTCGTGATGTTCGGGACCGCGTCGCTGGCCTGCGCGCTGGCCCCGTCGGCCGCGACGCTGGTGTCGGCGCGGGCGGTGCAGGGCGCCGGCGCGTCCATGCTGGGCCCGGTCGCGCTGGCGATCATCGTCGACGTGCTGCCCGATCCGCGCGAGCGGGCCCGCGCGATCGGGGTGTGGGCCTCGGTATTCGGGCTGAGCCTGGCCGCGGGACCGGTGTCCGGCGGTGTGCTGCTCGCCTTCTTCGGCTGGCGGGCACTGTTCTGGGTCAACCTCCCGGTGGTCGTGGCCGTGCTCGTGCTGAGCGCCGCGGTCGTCCCGGATTCCCGCGGCCGGCGGCGGGCGCTCGACCTGCCGGGCCAGGGGTTGCTGACCGTTGTCGTGGGACTCTCGGTGTTCGTCCTGATCGAGGGCCCGTCCGCCGGCTGGATGTCGCCGGCCGTTCTGCTCAGCTGTCTCGTGATCGGTTCGGCCGCAACGGGATTCGTTGCGGCCGAGCGGCGCACCGCGGAACCCCTGATCGACCCCCGGCTGTTCGGCCGACCCGCGTTCGGCACCGCAGTGCTCGGCGCGGCGGCCGTCCTGCTGCTGCTCAACGCCGCGCTACTGCTCAACACGTATTACCTGCAGCGCGGCCGGCATTGGACGCCGCTGGCCACCGGCTGCGCGATCCTGCCGCTGGCGCTCGCGGCGGCCGCGTGCGCGCCGGCGGCGGGAATCCTGGTGAGCCGCGGCCGGGCGCGCACGGCACTGCTGATCGCCGCGACGTTCATCACGACGAGCGCCCTGAGCCTGGTGGGCCTGCGCGACGACACGCCCGTCGCCGCGCTGCTGGGGGCATACCTGTTGCTCGGCATCGGCATCGGATTCGCCAACGCGCCGATCACCGACAGAGCTGTCGGTGGTGTGCCGCCCGAGCGGGCCGGGGTCGTCGGCGCGATCACGGCGACGGCCCGGCACATCGGATCGGCAGTCGGCATCGCCGTGATCGGCGGGCTCGTCGCCGGTCCCGGCGCCGACCGGCTCGCGGCCGCCACCCGTCCGGGTTGGCTGCTTGTAGCCGCTTGCGGCGCTTACCTTTTCGTCGTGGCGGGCACGGTCCGGCGGGAACGGTGA
- a CDS encoding LysR family transcriptional regulator → MDRLETRELAYFLAVADELHFGRAAALLGIAQPALSKTIQRLERRLGVILFERTSRAVALTAAGRVLARDARTVLEAASAAAARAQRAGTREPRLILAMKPGGDAGLLPAILTAYERNDDVLPIEVVFGGDRARMLREGKADAALLYAPPDDVRGLDTETLLSDAPVAVLPASHPLARRSYLRMADLAGENLHKHPTDADAMGSISELMHLIALRRTVAVLPRSLTTPLRDDLTTVVVTDIAPSVLLLAWPAHSTSPSVAALTRAAAQAAAGLGSSVAIRADGE, encoded by the coding sequence ATGGATCGGTTGGAGACCCGGGAACTGGCGTATTTCCTGGCGGTCGCCGACGAGTTGCACTTCGGCCGGGCCGCCGCCCTGCTGGGTATCGCGCAGCCCGCGCTGTCCAAGACGATCCAGCGTCTGGAGCGCCGCCTCGGCGTCATCCTGTTCGAACGAACCAGTCGCGCGGTCGCCCTGACCGCGGCGGGCCGGGTGCTCGCTCGCGACGCGCGCACGGTGCTGGAGGCGGCATCCGCCGCGGCCGCCCGGGCACAGCGGGCGGGCACCCGAGAGCCGCGCCTGATCCTGGCCATGAAACCCGGCGGCGATGCCGGGCTGCTCCCGGCCATCCTCACCGCCTACGAACGCAACGACGACGTGTTGCCGATCGAGGTGGTCTTCGGCGGCGACCGTGCCCGCATGCTGCGCGAAGGGAAGGCCGACGCCGCGTTGTTGTACGCGCCGCCGGACGACGTGCGCGGGCTGGACACCGAGACGCTGCTGAGCGATGCACCGGTCGCGGTGCTGCCGGCGTCGCACCCACTCGCACGCCGGTCGTATCTGCGGATGGCCGACCTCGCGGGCGAGAACCTGCACAAGCACCCCACGGATGCCGACGCGATGGGCAGCATCAGCGAATTGATGCATCTGATCGCGCTGCGGCGCACGGTCGCCGTGCTGCCTCGGTCGCTGACCACGCCGCTGCGCGACGACCTGACCACCGTTGTGGTCACCGACATCGCGCCGAGTGTGCTGCTGTTGGCGTGGCCCGCGCACAGCACGTCACCGTCCGTCGCTGCCCTCACCCGAGCCGCCGCGCAGGCCGCCGCCGGACTCGGGTCCAGCGTGGCGATCCGTGCGGACGGAGAATGA